In one window of Frigoriglobus tundricola DNA:
- a CDS encoding WD40 repeat domain-containing protein, with protein sequence MALGLVAALAVLAPPAALARELTASALAVAPLVRGGLDALPTGPVTALAHEVTRSMIPYRSWLFAALLGLGLGSAALATDFLPTSTGAPPGAVPVHIAPRLPRPTRADARKPPAWVERCRLKQTATVTALVAGQRDLLYVGDANGSVVAWDPSTEKEHLRLRNGLTAPKPTAIDTLTLHPEGKWLYVVDNDRESFHSFTWRPDGRSFGNGLGGAKFFGSLPDGRAIVTGDLADDKRIVFQSHEFPKNTAPVPADLKHTAAVRLVATGDAELVATVTADATVHAWDTGRGKRLWSATVEKLEPTALGVSPGEKEIAVGGKDGVVRVFDVKTGKVVHELTALDGPVHAAAFSGGGKKLVTAGADKAVRVWNPATGKGTAVLKGHTDAVWCVLVSSDGTVIISGSADKTVRVWELKP encoded by the coding sequence GTGGCGCTGGGGCTCGTGGCGGCGCTGGCGGTGCTCGCCCCGCCGGCCGCGCTCGCCCGGGAACTGACCGCCTCCGCACTCGCGGTGGCGCCGCTCGTGCGCGGCGGGCTGGACGCCCTCCCGACAGGTCCCGTTACCGCCCTCGCACACGAGGTAACCCGTTCCATGATCCCCTACCGTTCCTGGCTGTTCGCCGCACTCCTGGGTCTCGGCCTTGGCTCCGCGGCGCTGGCGACAGACTTCCTGCCGACATCTACCGGCGCCCCGCCCGGGGCCGTTCCCGTGCACATCGCGCCCCGACTCCCGCGCCCGACCCGCGCTGATGCGCGCAAGCCCCCGGCCTGGGTGGAGCGGTGCCGCCTCAAGCAGACCGCGACCGTTACCGCGCTCGTTGCGGGACAGCGCGATCTGCTCTACGTGGGTGACGCGAACGGGAGCGTGGTGGCGTGGGACCCGAGCACCGAGAAGGAGCACCTCCGGCTCCGCAACGGCTTAACGGCGCCGAAGCCGACGGCCATCGATACGCTGACGCTGCATCCGGAGGGAAAGTGGCTGTACGTCGTGGATAACGACCGTGAGAGCTTCCACTCGTTCACCTGGCGGCCCGACGGCCGAAGTTTCGGTAACGGCCTCGGGGGCGCGAAGTTTTTCGGCTCGCTACCCGACGGTCGGGCGATCGTCACGGGAGACCTCGCCGACGACAAGCGGATCGTGTTCCAGTCGCACGAGTTCCCCAAGAACACGGCCCCGGTCCCGGCCGACCTGAAGCACACGGCCGCGGTCCGGCTCGTCGCGACGGGGGACGCGGAACTCGTGGCCACCGTCACCGCCGACGCCACCGTCCACGCCTGGGACACGGGACGCGGGAAGCGGCTGTGGTCCGCGACGGTGGAGAAACTGGAGCCGACGGCGCTGGGCGTGTCACCGGGCGAAAAGGAAATTGCAGTGGGCGGTAAGGACGGCGTGGTGCGCGTGTTCGATGTGAAGACCGGGAAGGTGGTTCACGAATTGACCGCCCTCGACGGGCCGGTCCACGCGGCGGCGTTCAGCGGGGGCGGAAAGAAACTGGTGACGGCCGGCGCGGACAAGGCGGTGCGGGTGTGGAACCCGGCGACGGGCAAGGGAACCGCGGTCCTGAAGGGCCACACGGACGCGGTGTGGTGTGTGCTCGTCAGTTCCGATGGGACGGTCATCATCTCGGGCTCCGCAGACAAGACGGTCCGGGTGTGGGAACTGAAGCCGTAA
- a CDS encoding transposase, with translation MIAFVTEHTDDGATVYTDEWSGYARLSAEGRGHATVNHTPGQREWARDDDGDGIREVHDNTLEGLWAALRTFLRPFRGISKHYLHQYVAVFQWAYNKVGVAGMVRTLLGLPLSTPTAS, from the coding sequence CTGATCGCGTTCGTGACCGAACATACCGATGATGGCGCGACCGTATACACGGATGAGTGGTCGGGGTACGCGCGGCTGTCCGCGGAGGGCCGCGGGCATGCCACGGTGAACCACACCCCGGGCCAACGGGAGTGGGCTCGGGATGACGACGGGGACGGGATCCGCGAGGTCCACGATAACACGCTCGAGGGCCTGTGGGCGGCCCTCCGCACGTTCCTGCGACCGTTCCGCGGGATCAGCAAGCACTACCTCCACCAGTACGTTGCCGTCTTCCAATGGGCATACAACAAGGTCGGCGTTGCGGGCATGGTCCGCACACTACTGGGCCTGCCCCTGTCCACCCCGACGGCCTCATGA
- a CDS encoding transposase produces MVPTLAATLGVKGHRPIVGTRDCKDLLYVLAVVNWVTAGVHANTLESSANAKKKTGLSKTRRMQEAFAAHLRHIGRMYPREKYPRVVVLIDNAPWHRGKPIDEAMRENPHLEFQRLPSYSPQLNPIERFWKKLRRRATHNRLFDTLADLKASIRASLCYFQAVRHKVKSLIEGRPKRKTSK; encoded by the coding sequence ATGGTCCCGACGTTGGCCGCAACGCTCGGGGTCAAGGGTCACCGGCCGATCGTGGGAACCCGCGATTGCAAGGATCTCCTGTACGTGCTCGCCGTCGTCAATTGGGTCACCGCGGGCGTTCACGCCAACACGCTGGAAAGTTCGGCGAATGCCAAGAAGAAGACCGGGTTGAGCAAGACCCGTCGCATGCAAGAGGCGTTTGCGGCTCACCTGCGGCACATCGGTCGCATGTACCCGCGGGAGAAATATCCACGTGTCGTGGTACTGATCGACAACGCCCCGTGGCACCGGGGGAAGCCGATCGACGAGGCGATGCGCGAGAACCCGCACCTGGAGTTCCAGCGTCTGCCCAGCTACAGCCCGCAGTTGAACCCGATCGAGCGGTTCTGGAAGAAGCTCCGCCGCCGGGCCACACACAACCGCCTGTTCGACACGTTGGCGGACCTGAAGGCGTCGATCCGGGCCAGCCTCTGTTACTTCCAGGCCGTCCGACATAAGGTCAAAAGCCTCATCGAGGGACGGCCCAAGCGGAAGACCAGCAAATGA
- a CDS encoding helix-turn-helix domain-containing protein, which translates to MRVRLQIVLMAHRGRARQDIATDLGVHRRTVTRWVNAYCDDGLDGLRPKKATGTPCKIPKALAEEIKRWVIKGPAEEGLDRANWTHAELADHLLKTKGIRTSRSAMQRFCSGIDIRLYRPTYRHDRGDPVKQAQAREDLADLGKGPRPVNSSS; encoded by the coding sequence TTGCGGGTCCGTCTCCAGATCGTGCTGATGGCCCATCGGGGGCGTGCCCGCCAGGACATCGCCACCGACTTGGGGGTCCACCGCCGGACCGTCACCCGGTGGGTCAACGCGTACTGCGACGACGGACTCGACGGGCTGCGGCCCAAGAAGGCCACGGGCACCCCCTGCAAGATCCCCAAGGCCCTCGCCGAGGAGATCAAGCGTTGGGTGATCAAGGGGCCGGCCGAGGAGGGGCTCGACCGTGCCAACTGGACGCACGCGGAATTGGCCGATCATCTGCTCAAGACCAAGGGCATCCGCACCTCCCGTAGCGCCATGCAACGGTTCTGCTCGGGGATCGACATCCGCCTGTATCGGCCCACGTACCGCCACGACCGGGGCGACCCGGTCAAGCAGGCCCAGGCCCGGGAGGATCTGGCCGACCTGGGAAAAGGGCCGCGGCCGGTGAACTCGTCCTCTTGA
- a CDS encoding NIPSNAP family protein, with amino-acid sequence MRLLLLLAGLAPLVMIGASARGAEPDTKLYEMRVYYAAPGKLDALHARFRDHTTKLFEKHGLTNVGYFVPVGENKDNKLVYWISAPSKEARDKSFKEFVADPDWKTALAESEKDGKLVAKAESVLLTATDYSPLLKVEKGKEDRVFELRTYTATKGNLGHLNDRFKNHTIKLFEKYGMTNVVYWNVLKGQKGDDTQLVYLLSHKSPEAAKKSFDAFRMDPDWTAARKASEEKGGGSLTEAKDGVKSEFLKPTDYSPLK; translated from the coding sequence ATGCGACTTCTTCTGCTGCTGGCCGGCCTCGCGCCGCTCGTTATGATCGGCGCGTCGGCGCGCGGCGCCGAACCCGACACGAAACTCTACGAGATGCGGGTGTACTACGCCGCGCCCGGCAAGCTCGACGCGCTGCACGCGCGCTTCCGCGACCACACGACGAAGCTGTTCGAGAAGCACGGGCTCACCAACGTCGGGTACTTCGTCCCGGTCGGGGAGAACAAGGACAACAAGCTCGTGTACTGGATCTCCGCCCCGAGCAAGGAGGCCCGTGACAAGTCGTTCAAGGAGTTCGTGGCCGACCCGGATTGGAAAACGGCTCTGGCGGAATCCGAGAAGGACGGCAAGTTGGTGGCGAAGGCCGAGTCGGTGTTGCTGACCGCGACCGACTACTCGCCGCTCCTGAAGGTGGAGAAGGGCAAGGAGGACCGCGTGTTCGAGCTGCGCACCTACACCGCGACGAAGGGCAACCTGGGCCACCTTAACGACCGGTTCAAGAACCACACGATCAAGCTGTTCGAGAAGTACGGCATGACGAACGTGGTGTACTGGAACGTGCTGAAGGGGCAGAAGGGCGACGACACACAGTTGGTGTACCTCTTGAGCCACAAGAGCCCGGAGGCGGCGAAGAAGTCGTTCGACGCGTTCCGCATGGACCCCGACTGGACCGCCGCCCGCAAGGCGAGCGAGGAAAAGGGCGGCGGCAGCCTGACCGAGGCCAAGGACGGCGTGAAGAGCGAGTTCCTCAAGCCGACGGACTACTCGCCCCTGAAGTAA
- a CDS encoding TlpA disulfide reductase family protein, translating into MRLLSALTVVFALTPPAVRGEPPEKPAPKKPTLHIGDPAPPLRVSKWLTGTEVKAFEPGKVYVVEFWATWCGPCLGVMPQLTALQAEYKDKGLTVVSVTVKDEKNSAAVESFLNKRGKRYAHTFAFCEERATYDAYITAAGLAGIPTAFVVGPTGKVEFMGTSLELDLVIPKVMAGTWRGQPDIDAVRKECARFGSIMVKIATDPAAALKEYAAFEADHPKLTAGYYYQFKKLQFLMQGKKYDEARAFTAELIRSGTDTKNTVLLNCVQLCWSFPLTNPDKKHPDLVLKAAQAVLKVEGDRDPESLFNVAEAYAFLGDTTRAGEYGRKAVAAAEGSDRKEYEEQLKKLLEK; encoded by the coding sequence ATGCGCTTGTTATCCGCCCTGACCGTTGTCTTCGCGCTCACACCCCCAGCGGTCCGTGGTGAACCGCCGGAGAAGCCGGCCCCGAAGAAACCGACCCTTCACATCGGCGACCCGGCCCCGCCTCTCCGCGTCAGCAAGTGGCTGACCGGGACCGAGGTCAAGGCGTTCGAGCCGGGCAAAGTGTACGTGGTCGAGTTCTGGGCGACCTGGTGCGGCCCCTGCCTCGGTGTGATGCCGCAACTGACTGCGCTCCAGGCCGAGTACAAGGACAAAGGACTGACCGTGGTGAGCGTCACGGTTAAAGACGAGAAGAACTCGGCGGCGGTCGAATCGTTCCTCAACAAGCGGGGTAAGCGGTACGCCCACACTTTCGCGTTCTGCGAAGAGCGTGCCACGTATGACGCTTACATTACGGCCGCCGGACTCGCGGGCATCCCGACCGCCTTCGTCGTCGGCCCGACCGGGAAGGTCGAGTTCATGGGCACTTCATTGGAGTTGGACCTGGTCATCCCGAAGGTGATGGCCGGGACCTGGCGGGGGCAACCGGACATCGATGCCGTGCGCAAGGAGTGCGCTCGGTTCGGCTCGATCATGGTGAAAATCGCGACCGATCCGGCTGCGGCCCTCAAAGAGTACGCGGCCTTCGAGGCCGATCACCCGAAACTGACGGCCGGGTACTACTACCAGTTCAAGAAACTCCAGTTCCTGATGCAGGGCAAGAAGTACGACGAAGCACGAGCGTTCACCGCGGAACTGATCCGGTCCGGGACCGATACGAAGAACACCGTCCTCCTCAACTGCGTTCAGTTGTGTTGGTCGTTTCCACTGACGAACCCGGACAAGAAGCACCCCGACCTCGTACTGAAGGCGGCGCAGGCGGTGCTGAAGGTCGAGGGCGACCGCGATCCGGAGTCCCTGTTTAACGTGGCCGAGGCGTACGCTTTCCTTGGGGACACGACCCGGGCCGGCGAGTACGGGCGGAAGGCGGTCGCCGCGGCCGAGGGCTCGGACCGAAAAGAGTACGAGGAACAGCTCAAGAAGCTGCTGGAAAAGTAG